The following are encoded together in the Novipirellula artificiosorum genome:
- a CDS encoding AEC family transporter, translating to MLSDLWPIIASVLGVFLVIGVGAFCRQMGWLTRESDSSLANLTAKVLLPSLFADRILNSEQLHQFSSAWFPPVFGFCFTTLGFLISLLIAKRFGHWIGLDTDAKQRTFALCVGICNYGYIPLPLAFRFYPDAVVELILHNVGVDMALWSVGIAVIGGATTWRRAVLTAPMIAVVTTSVIRYLGIDQMIPSSFLGAVSMLGSCSIPMGLMLSGAIIVDNLQKIEWADSMRVVCCAIGIRQLLLPLLMLAILTVLTLFTPLVSHDMKLVVMLEAAMPAAVFPIVLVRLYHRDTSTALRVVLPTSLAGLVLVPLWLGISKWWLGV from the coding sequence ATGCTTTCCGATCTCTGGCCCATTATCGCGAGCGTCTTGGGCGTCTTTTTGGTCATAGGGGTTGGAGCGTTCTGCCGCCAAATGGGTTGGCTGACGCGCGAATCCGATTCCTCGCTCGCGAATTTGACCGCAAAAGTCTTGCTACCCTCACTGTTTGCGGACCGGATTCTCAACAGTGAGCAATTGCATCAATTTTCGTCCGCGTGGTTCCCTCCCGTTTTTGGGTTTTGTTTTACCACGCTTGGATTCTTGATCAGTCTGTTGATCGCGAAGCGGTTTGGGCATTGGATTGGGCTCGATACGGATGCCAAGCAGCGCACGTTTGCCCTTTGTGTTGGCATCTGCAACTACGGATACATCCCGTTGCCGTTGGCGTTTCGTTTCTATCCCGACGCCGTGGTTGAATTGATCTTACATAACGTCGGAGTCGACATGGCGCTGTGGAGTGTCGGGATCGCCGTGATTGGCGGCGCGACGACGTGGCGGCGCGCTGTTTTGACGGCTCCGATGATCGCAGTCGTAACGACGTCGGTCATCCGATACCTCGGCATCGATCAAATGATCCCCAGTTCTTTTCTGGGGGCGGTGAGTATGTTGGGCAGTTGTTCGATTCCAATGGGCTTGATGTTGAGTGGCGCAATCATCGTTGATAATCTGCAAAAAATCGAGTGGGCCGATTCGATGCGAGTGGTTTGCTGTGCGATCGGGATTCGTCAATTGCTGCTACCGCTCTTGATGTTGGCCATCCTTACGGTGCTGACCCTGTTCACTCCGCTGGTCAGCCACGACATGAAGTTGGTCGTGATGCTAGAGGCGGCCATGCCGGCCGCCGTCTTCCCCATTGTGCTGGTTCGGTTGTACCACCGCGACACGTCGACGGCGCTGCGAGTCGTCTTGCCCACCTCGTTGGCTGGATTGGTGCTTGTTCCGCTCTGGCTGGGGATCAGCAAATGGTGGTTGGGCGTTTAG